One window from the genome of Hydractinia symbiolongicarpus strain clone_291-10 chromosome 1, HSymV2.1, whole genome shotgun sequence encodes:
- the LOC130639937 gene encoding uncharacterized protein LOC130639937 isoform X1, producing MATYDMFDRIRAEMRSNNFLYMQEIYEKSLKKIKSLCHKDLYQSLNDGTISRNLNAEVYFPKLLWGKDPGSSAIALCSEATGNCLYSSMSLLLVGDNTLVDELRHLTSLELFLHPEVYSKHPVLVSCYEKYQGKSFKSFNCIVHMSMSFSATETGVTPIDFVRNEAVLNCTNQTWCSLLCMFALSTVTSKNIFSYFPDCGDERDKLLFNCKIEPMFTSLNDKVTDAHILFCLQGVHAECGQTFKANHFVPVLFLPNGTKRKLIQHSKKILPQSKKPCLFPKDGKVQSKLSFWTDQCSDKLILPTCKKKDLPQIKEEHKTVVDVSSMPPFAGSSKVNSDTVVCNSARC from the exons ATGGCGACTTACGACATGTTTGACCGCATACGTGCTGAAATgagaagtaataattttttgtatatgcaagaAATCTATgagaaatcattaaaaaaaatcaaatctttGTGTCACAAAGATCTTTACCAAAGCTTAAACGATGGAACAATATCTCGAAATCTTAATGCAGAGGTTTATTTTCCAAAGTTATTGTGGGGGAAAGACCCAGGGAGTTCTGCAATTGCTTTGTG TTCTGAAGCCACTGGGAATTGTTTGTACAGCTCCATGTCCCTGCTTCTTGTTGGCGACAACACACTGGTTGACGAGCTGCGACATTTAACTTCGTTAGAACTTTTTCTTCACCCTGAGGTATATAGTAAGCATCCTGTTTTAGTTTCTTGCTATGAAAAATATCAAGGTAAGTCATTTAAATCTTTTAATTGTATTGTACATATGAGCATGTCTTTTTCTGCAACTGAAACTGGTGTAACACCAATAGACTTTGTGAGAAATGAAGCTGTTTTGAACTGTACTAACCAGACTTGGTGTAGTTTGCTCTGCATGTTTGCTTTGTCTACGGTAACATCAAAAAACATCTTTTCCTATTTCCCTGACTGTGGTGATGAGAGagataaacttttatttaactgcaaaatTGAACCCATGTTTACATCATTAAACGATAAAGTTACTGATgctcatattttgttttgtctgcaaGGTGTTCATGCAGAATGTGGTCAGACTTTTAAAGCCAACCATTTTGTGCCAGTATTATTTCTTCCTAATGGTACCAAAAGGAAACTAATTCAACATTCCAAAAAAATCTTGCCGCAGTCTAAAAAACCCTGTTTGTTCCCAAAAGATGGGAAGGTACAATCAAAGTTGTCGTTTTGGACAGACCAGTGCAGCGACAAACTTATTTTGCCTACTTGTAAGAAAAAAGACTTACCCCAAATAAAAGAGGAGCACAAAACTGTTGTTGATGTTTCTTCCATGCCTCCTTTTGCTGGTAGTAGTAAAGTTAATTCAGATACTGTTGTTTGTAATAGTGCCAGATGttga
- the LOC130639937 gene encoding uncharacterized protein LOC130639937 isoform X2 codes for MNSEATGNCLYSSMSLLLVGDNTLVDELRHLTSLELFLHPEVYSKHPVLVSCYEKYQGKSFKSFNCIVHMSMSFSATETGVTPIDFVRNEAVLNCTNQTWCSLLCMFALSTVTSKNIFSYFPDCGDERDKLLFNCKIEPMFTSLNDKVTDAHILFCLQGVHAECGQTFKANHFVPVLFLPNGTKRKLIQHSKKILPQSKKPCLFPKDGKVQSKLSFWTDQCSDKLILPTCKKKDLPQIKEEHKTVVDVSSMPPFAGSSKVNSDTVVCNSARC; via the exons Atgaa TTCTGAAGCCACTGGGAATTGTTTGTACAGCTCCATGTCCCTGCTTCTTGTTGGCGACAACACACTGGTTGACGAGCTGCGACATTTAACTTCGTTAGAACTTTTTCTTCACCCTGAGGTATATAGTAAGCATCCTGTTTTAGTTTCTTGCTATGAAAAATATCAAGGTAAGTCATTTAAATCTTTTAATTGTATTGTACATATGAGCATGTCTTTTTCTGCAACTGAAACTGGTGTAACACCAATAGACTTTGTGAGAAATGAAGCTGTTTTGAACTGTACTAACCAGACTTGGTGTAGTTTGCTCTGCATGTTTGCTTTGTCTACGGTAACATCAAAAAACATCTTTTCCTATTTCCCTGACTGTGGTGATGAGAGagataaacttttatttaactgcaaaatTGAACCCATGTTTACATCATTAAACGATAAAGTTACTGATgctcatattttgttttgtctgcaaGGTGTTCATGCAGAATGTGGTCAGACTTTTAAAGCCAACCATTTTGTGCCAGTATTATTTCTTCCTAATGGTACCAAAAGGAAACTAATTCAACATTCCAAAAAAATCTTGCCGCAGTCTAAAAAACCCTGTTTGTTCCCAAAAGATGGGAAGGTACAATCAAAGTTGTCGTTTTGGACAGACCAGTGCAGCGACAAACTTATTTTGCCTACTTGTAAGAAAAAAGACTTACCCCAAATAAAAGAGGAGCACAAAACTGTTGTTGATGTTTCTTCCATGCCTCCTTTTGCTGGTAGTAGTAAAGTTAATTCAGATACTGTTGTTTGTAATAGTGCCAGATGttga
- the LOC130628789 gene encoding uncharacterized protein LOC130628789 — protein MSLVWAALRNAKSRKNTLSAIWLDVANAYAALPHKLILMALRCYGVSESWIRLINAYYGRLWSKSFSFTASSSWQQHFRGIFIGCKLSIILFLTAINCQTQNLLDRCVTALHWAGMGFRPSISRSIVIANGKVLDQSPFCVLQEPIPSINANPVKFLGRTINSTLSDSAVVQQVIVNAIRGHLLLRDSADPLVSDSPPDLKAGHWKVDQTVKSAESQLEFKKILGFHQFGRAGLGLVSHKSVPPIGTHSYLKLVSDVVQDNEEDIYYARAVQLHVQELLSLPQSLSSFCIGATYDTLPSPTNLVKWVIQNDKSCTLCKKPSCNVSNIFGACKLALSQGRFTYRHHTVLRVLVTAIQKFLPNYEPAKPSRCHKICFFLAGTRLPTKKRSKIQGILHLASDWRLL, from the exons ATGTCTCTTGTCTGGGCTGCTCTGAGAAACGCCAAGTCTAGAAAAAATACACTATCTGCAATATGGCTTGATGTGGCGAATGCGTATGCCGCTTTACCGCATAAACTCATTCTTATGGCCCTTCGTTGCTATGGTGTTTCAGAGTCTTGGATAAGGCTTATTAACGCCTACTATGGCAGACTCTGGAGCAAGTCTTTCTCTTTTACAGCCTCATCCAGCTGGCAGCAACACTTTAGAGGTATTTTTATTGGTTGTAAATTATCAATCATACTATTTTTGACAGCTAtaaat TGTCAAACTCAGAACTTGTTGGATCGTTGTGTAACAGCCCTTCATTGGGCTGGAATGGGCTTTAGACCTTCAATATCACGAAGCATTGTTATAGCTAATGGAAAAGTTTTAGATCAGTCTCCTTTTTGTGTCCTGCAAGAACCAATCCCATCTATTAACGCAAACCCAGTTAAGTTTCTTGGTCGGACGATAAATTCAACATTGTCAGATTCAGCTGTTGTCCAACAGGTTATTGTTAACGCT ATCAGAGGCCATCTTCTCCTGCGAGATTCGGCTGATCCTCTAGTCTCAGACTCTCCTCCAGACTTAAAGGCTGGACACTGGAAGGTAGATCAGACAGTAAAATCAGCAGAGAGTCAACTCGAGTTCAAGAAAATACTTGGTTTCCACCAGTTTGGTAGAGCAGGCTTAGGACTGGTAAGCCATAAGAGTGTCCCACCAATTGGTACCCATTCTTACCTCAAACTTGTATCAGATGTTGTGCAGGACAATGAGGAAGACATTTATTATGCTCGAGCCGTACAGCTTCATGTCCAAG AACTACTGTCTCTGCCGCAAAGTTTATCTTCGTTTTGCATCGGCGCAACCTATGACACGCTTCCTTCTCCTACAAATCTTGTCAAGTGGGTAATTCAAAATGACAAAAGTTGCACCCTATGTAAAAAACCCTCTTGTAACGTGTCCAACATTTTTGGCGCTTGTAAATTAGCCCTTTCACAAGGTAGATTTACGTACCGCCACCATACTGTTCTACGTGTGTTAGTGACAGCCATTCAGAAGTTCTTACCCAATTATGAGCCAGCAAAACCATCTAGATGTCATAAAATATGCTTTTTTCTAGCTGGTACACGTCTTCCCACCAAAAAGCGTTCAAAAATTCAGGGAATTCTTCACCTGGCCTCTGATTGGAGATTATTGTGA
- the LOC130628876 gene encoding ubiquitin carboxyl-terminal hydrolase 17-like protein 6, producing the protein MTKTVIILELTCPCEENMETWHGVKVDKYSSLCSVMRLNNWSVHFFAVEVGARGFCSETIHPGRDPQHTPQLIPTVSKKSSKSQATSTTSFKDTNPQGITKSSTTLPAQESLGSNSGLLNLGNTCYINSILQCFYVLPAVATAISANDSNMAIGNSFVSILHKLSSSKVTVNTSSFLNALKGHVSNARGAAFNPFSQQDALEILEYLIPELSLAFPFFGILFNTRVKICTTCGACNNISTSEQVSPFLKLPLTSTVQSSIDNFLESEELSGVNSYICHYCNSYQTATVEKEVAECSSILVLQLTRFAYTKGLVSKWFYCNDGAVVSCKQGLLNGVQPYILFLEELSLVLKE; encoded by the exons ATgaccaaaactgtaattatccTTGAATTAACTTGCCCATGCGAAGAGAACATGGAGACTTGGCATGGAGTTAAGGTTGATAAATACTCGTCACTTTGTTCCGTCATGAGATTAAACAATTGGTCTGTACATTTCTTTGCTGTTGAAGTAGGAGCTAGGGGATTTTGTTCCGAAACA ATTCATCCTGGTAGGGATCCACAGCATACCCCTCAATTGATACCAACTGTTTCAAAGAAATCATCCAAGTCACAAGCAACTTCGACCACTAGCTTTAAGGACACGAATCCCCAGGGCATAACAAAGAGCTCCACTACTTTGCCTGCACAGGAATCACTAGGCAGCAACAGCGGCTTGCTAAATTTGGGCAACACATGTTACATCAATTCcatcttgcaatgtttttatgtgTTACCCGCAGTCGCCACAGCCATCTCTGCAAATGATTCCAATATGGCGATAGGTAATAGTTTTGTGAGTATTCTACACAAACTATCCTCCTCCAAGGTTACAGTAAACACTTCTTCATTTCTAAATGCATTAAAAGGCCATGTTTCTAATGCAAGGGGTGCTGCTTTTAATCCGTTCTCTCAGCAAGATGCCCTAGAGATTCTTGAGTATCTCATACCAGAGTTGTCCTTAGCCTTTCCTTTCTTTGGTATATTATTCAACACTCGTGTGAAAATATGCACTACTTGCGGCGCTTGCAATAATATTAGCACCTCTGAGCAAGTAAGTCCATTTCTTAAACTGCCCTTGACATCGACTGTACAATCTTCAATAGATAACTTTTTGGAGAGCGAAGAATTGTCAGGTGTCAACTCCTACATCTGTCACTACTGCAATAGTTACCAAACTGcaacagttgaaaaagaggttgCAGAATGCAGTTCAATTTTGGTTCTGCAATTAACGCGCTTTGCCTATACCAAAGGTCTTGTGTCAAAG TGGTTTTATTGCAACGACGGAGCAGTGGTCTCTTGCAAACAAGGCTTGCTAAATGGTGTACAACCTTACATCCTTTTCCTTGAAGAGCTCAG tcttgTCCTTAAAGAGTGA